The region gactaattttaattaaataaaaataaatagaccAAATCCACACAAATCAATTAGCACAGATACTATCCTCAAAATTTAACCTATAAAAACCAGTTAGTCcataaaatttttcgaaaaaccGCTtgcatattttaaaagaaaaataaaactaaagctccgttttattttagttattttctattgtttaaaattttaaaattaagttaatatataaaaataaaataatattttaataataaaacatgagaagtaaaatgattttttatatttatatgattccAACCAagatttaatatttgtaaaacagctaaaaaaattattttgtatttaatttaaaCCAGCCTCaattaatttaaagttaaaaatttttattttcaattttaaaacatatttgtagtgaaaataacattttattattttctgtaAAAAAAGGAATGTTTTTTAAAACCCAACAAAACCTTATTTTCTATTaactaataattcaatttttttttgttgatgagaataaataaataaaagaagaagaaggagaaatcATATATTCATTACATTAGACACGTCAGAAAGAAGAGAAAAGTAGGAATTGTATTATAGAAATGAAGAGAGAGAGGGGAAGTAAGTTGAAATAGACAAAAGTGAGGGAGGTTAGTTTTGTAAAATACTAGTagcatatgatgaataaataaataaataaagaagtaAAACGTTTGTTTCATACGCGTCTCTATGAGGCCCATATTCCGTCGCCATTACTGACCGACCTTTCTCGACCCCTTCAaatcccctctctctctctctctccttaATTCCAACGCCAACGCCCCCTAATTTTCTCTCCAACCAAACACTAATTCTCTCCTTCCTCTCCATCCTCCCCTTCAAATTTGTTGTTTTCCTTTTCCTCCTTCGAAATCACCTCAAGGAGATATGGCTCAAAGAACCGAAAAAGAAGAGACTGAATTCAAAGTACCTGAAACCCTGACTCTATGCGTTAACAACTGCGGGGTTACGGGGAATCCAGCCACCAACAACATGTGCCAGAAATGTTTTAGTTCCACCACGGCCGCCACATCCTCCTCTTCCTCTTCCACCAACAACACCGCTACTTCCGCTACCGACGATAAATCCTCGAGATCTACGCCGACTCGTTCACAGGACAACCGATCCGACTCCGCTCCGCCTACAACAGCTGCAACAACGGCAACAGCAACAGCAACGACGAATAGTCCGATGACTGCTTCAAATCGGTCTGGATACGATACCGCGGAAAAGAAGTCGGTGAATCGATGTTCTGGTTGCAGAAAACGCGTTGGGTTGACGGGGTTCCGGTGTCGATGCGGGGAGCTTTTCTGTTCGGACCATCGGTACTCGGATCGACACGATTGTAGCTACGACTACAAGGCGGCGGGTCGCGAAGCCATCGCTAGGGAAAATCCCGTGGTTAAAGCAGCCAAGATTATCAGAGTTTAGTTTTTACCAAATGGatccaaattaaattaaataaactattCAAAACATTTTTCGACCTGAAAATAGCAAGTTGTGGAGATCTATGCTCGatctcaaaaagaaaaagaaaaaagtaaaaaaagactGTTTCAGAGAGGGAGAAATGAGTCGGTCGAAATCTTGATTGCAAAAATTCCTGGAGATGAACAAGATTCTCTCTCCTCTGATTCTTCTGGTTGGATCAAATCTATAGTATATCATATCCCATCTttactttttacattttattattaatttagaaatgaaagattattgtgGTTTATTAGTTGCAGTTGATATGTGTTACGGTGACTAGACCCCTTCCATGATCAAGATCTTATATATCGAGGCTTTGGTTTAGattgattgtttgtttgtttgtttgtttgagaTCCATATGTTTGATGGGATTATtgctaattttgaaatttgttcataaactaatttaaagggataataatggcatgtatctTAAATTCGGTGGACAGCTTTGGGCAATGATGTAATTCTGTTGTTTTGGGTGTTGAAatctatactatttttatatttgttagtATCAcattttctaataaaattaaGAATACTCTCTTTGAAAATGAGGTATATAATAATTCTTTTAGAAAAAAAGTCTATCAAATATTTTAACCGGACAGGTGtggcaaataaaaaataaatgaaatagaaatggTTTTATAAGTAGCCTACGGTTGATTAGATGTCGTATTTTGCTCAATCCAATCAGTAGTAGGCACGTGTAGATagatatgaaaaagaaagaaaaaaaacaggcTGTAAAGATGGGTTGGGTGGTTGCTGTTGAAGAACAAAATccaataaaataatgttaaaagagATTGGGGGAGGGGGACGTGTGAGGAAAACGATCTTCGGGTCGGGTTTGGTATTGGGTCCATATTTGTGTTTCACAGCCGTATTGATTTTGTCGAATAGCAATACCACTGCGCATGGGGGACCAATTAATTGCAGTGTCCTTTCTTGGCCTGAAAAGCTGTGAATAACAAACTTTACTTTAATACTTCTTCTATTTAATTTTCGCTATTTTTTCTGTTTAATATCACTCACAAACGGgacaaatttatcccaaaaaaaaattaacaaattatattatttttcttaaaatttatcgATTTAAGCTATTTTCGAAGAGAGAAAAAGAACGTTTCTCAGAGGGCATATTTTCATTGTTGTTTCAGAAAAATGCACCACGTAGGATGCATCGTAGCGCGTTTGCTCTGGAACATCAGTGAAAACATACCTTGTAAGATGTATTTTCTGTTCAACGGTAATTTCCCAATGATCATTAATCCAAACAACATTTTACCTATATAAATCCTCCAATTATCATTCATTCAATTCAACTCTCAACTTATTGTTCTCAATTTGTTATTCTAAAttcccatttccatttttttaatatttctaaaacttttgattttattttattcaattttcgatGACATATCAGCTTATTCGTTTGGATGACATGAACATCTCCGACTTTCAATTACAAatggtaataaaatattatttaattatttaattttaattcgtTAATAATTATGAtgttaagaaaaaaatcaaattatttaattttaaatagttaattattatgctCTTGAGGTTAGtagttttttatgtttatatacttaggCTGAAGATCGAATTTTGGAGACATACATAAACAACTTAATCGAAGGTGCACTAGAGGTCATTCATGGACACTTGCGAGATGTAGACTTTTTATATGTTACTCGTATGCTCGGGGAACTAAATTGGATTCCCCACTCATTAGTGCTTTGGTCGAGAGATGAAGACCGGAGATGCACATGTTCTATCTCCCCTGCGGTGAATGTACAATTACACTCGAGGACGTCAGTTTACAACCCGGTCTACTGGTCGATAGGGATGTCGTTACAGAGCTAGTTGTTAGTGTCGATTGGAGTGCAACATGCGAGGAACTACT is a window of Gossypium hirsutum isolate 1008001.06 chromosome D08, Gossypium_hirsutum_v2.1, whole genome shotgun sequence DNA encoding:
- the LOC107900732 gene encoding zinc finger A20 and AN1 domain-containing stress-associated protein 5; translation: MAQRTEKEETEFKVPETLTLCVNNCGVTGNPATNNMCQKCFSSTTAATSSSSSSTNNTATSATDDKSSRSTPTRSQDNRSDSAPPTTAATTATATATTNSPMTASNRSGYDTAEKKSVNRCSGCRKRVGLTGFRCRCGELFCSDHRYSDRHDCSYDYKAAGREAIARENPVVKAAKIIRV